A DNA window from Canis lupus familiaris isolate Mischka breed German Shepherd chromosome 10, alternate assembly UU_Cfam_GSD_1.0, whole genome shotgun sequence contains the following coding sequences:
- the LOC100684768 gene encoding cytochrome c oxidase subunit NDUFA4-like, with the protein MLDQIISQAKKHPSLIPLFIFIGAGGTGAALYVLHLALFNPDVNWDRKNNPEPWNKLGPNDQYKFYSVNVDYSKLKKEGPDF; encoded by the coding sequence ATGTTAGACCAGATCATCAGTCAGGCCAAGAAACATCCAAGCCTGATCCCCCTCTTCATATTTATTGGGGCAGGAGGTACTGGAGCAGCGCTGTATGTGTTGCACTTGGCATTGTTCAATCCAGATGTTAATTGGGATAGGAAGAATAACCCAGAACCTTGGAACAAACTGGGTCCCAATGATCAATACAAGTTCTACTCAGTTAATGTAGATTACAGCAAACTGAAGAAAGAAGGTCCAGACTTCTAA